CGTGCGCGCCAGCCGTCGATCCGCTCGTGCCAGGCGGTCAGGTCCTGCGCGGTGTGCCCGGCTTCGAGCCAGCCCTCGATGATCTGGCGCAGCACGCGGGCGCAATCGCCGATCAGCGGCAGATCGACCTGAACGGTCTTGTTGATCGAGGCGCGGTCGATGTCGATGTGGATCTTGATGCTGTCGGGCGAGAACGCGTCGAGGCGCCCGGTCACGCGGTCGTCGAAGCGGGCGCCGATGCACACGACCAGATCGGCCTTGTTCATCGCCATGTTGGCTTCATACGTGCCGTGCATGCCCAGCATGCCCAGCCAGTCCTTGTGGGCAGCCGGGAAGGCCCCCAGACCCATCAGGGTCGAGGTGACGGGCGCGCCGGTCAGGGCCTGAAGCTCGCGCAGCAGGCGCGTGGCCTCGGGGCCCGAATTGATCACGCCGCCGCCGGTGTAGAATACCGGCGCCTTGGCCTTGGCGAGCAGGGCGACCGCTTCGGCGATGCCTTGCGCCGGGGCTTCGACTTGCGGGTTGTAGCGGTTGCGGGCCTGCGGGGCATGACCACTCCAGCGCGTGGAGGCGATCTGGACGTCCTTGGGAATGTCGACGACGACCGGGCCGGGGCGGCCTTCGGTGGCGATGCGGAACGCCTCGTCGATGGTGGCGGCCAGTTGCGCGGGGTCCTTCACCAGATAGTTGTGCTTGGTGCAGTGGCGCGTGATGCCGACGGTATCGGCTTCCTGGAACGCGTCCGAGCCGATCAGCGCGGTGGGCACCTGCCCGGTGATGACGACGAGCGGAATCGAATCGAGGAACGCATCGGCAATGCCGGTGACGGCATTGGTCGCCCCCGGACCCGAGGTGACGAGCACGACGCCCGGCTTGCCGGTCGCGCGGGCATAGCCCTCGGCGGCGTGGGCGGCGCCCGCTTCGTGGCGGACGAGGATGTGGCGGATGCGTTCATCGCCGAACAGCGCATCATAGATCGGAAGCACGGCGCCGCCGGGATAGCCGAACACATATTCGACGCCCTTGGCGACCAGGCTTTCGACCAGGATTTCAGCGCCGCTGCGCTCGCTTTTCACGACCTTGTTTCCTTGCTTTCAGGGGGCCCGCAAGAGCGCCCTTATTTCACAAAAACCGCAGACCGGTTACTCCGGCCTGAACCCTCAAAAACTGTGGCTGGCTACAGGGTACCTGTGCCGGCCCAAACCCTCAAAAACTGCGGCCCGGCTACAGGGTACCTGTGCCGGGCCGTCTCTCCCTACTCGGGCACCTGACAAATGTCAGGCAATTGACGGCTTGCTAATTGACACAAACGGTCGTGTCAATCTGCTAGTTTTGAAATAATGCTGCTATATGCGGTGTGTCAAGGTAATTTTCGTTCGTGAATCGGGGCCAATCGACCGGAATCTGGTGACGGAGCCAGGTGAACTGCCGTTTGACATAGCGGCGCGTGGCTTGCTGGCCGGAGGATATCGCAGAGTCGGCGTCGAGGGTTCCGGCCAGAAACGCGGCGATCTCGGGCACGCCGATGGCCCGCATGACCGGCAGGTCAGGGTCGAGCCGGCGCGCGAGCAGGGCCTCGACTTCGGCGAGGGCACCGCCTTCCCACATCATGGCAAAGCGGCGGTCGCAGCGCGCGTAGACCCAGTCGCGTTCGGGGAGCAGGACAAGGGGGCGCAGGGCCACCGCATGGCCGATCCCGCCCTCGCGCCGGGCCTGCCAGTGGGCGAGGGGGTGACCGGTCGAGCGCACGACTTCGAGCGCGCGGGCGACGCGGGTGGTGTCGGCGGGGTGAAGCGCGGCGGCGCGCTCGGGGTCTTCGCGGGCGAGGGCTGCATGGGCAAGGTCCACGGGCAGGGCGCGGACGGCGGCGCGAATGTCGGGGTCTATGGCTGGGACGGGGGCGATCCCGTCGAGCAGGGTGCGGATATAGAGGCCGGTTCCGCCCACGAGGATGGGCAGGGCGCCCTGTTCGTGGGCCTGTTCGATTTCGGCACGGGCGGCCTGTGCCCAGTCGGCGGCGGAACAGGATGTGGCGCCGTCCCAGGCGCCGAACAGGCGGTGGGGCACGCCCTGCATCTCGGCCTCGCTCGGGCGGGCGCTCAGGACGGCAAGGTCAGCATAGACTTGCGCGCTGTCGGCATTGATCACCACGGCCTTGCGGCCCCGCGCCTGCTGCGCCAGCGCGAGACGGACGGCAAGATCGCTCTTGCCGCTGGCGGTCGGCCCTGCAATGAGCGCCAGCGCCCGGTTCTGGTCGGCCCTTGCGAGGGGCAGGTTGGAATGTGAGGGGCCACGGCCAGAATGTGAAAGGGATTTCTCAGTGCTCATTGCCCGTCTGATAGCAGACCCGGAGACGCTTGGTGACAATCTTGCGCGCGCGATGGAACTGATCGAGGACGCCGGTTTCGAGGTGGCGGGCGCCGGGATGCTCGACTTTTCCGATTCGGTCGTCGAAATCGAGGTGATCGACGGCGAACAACCGGCAGACAGGGCCAAAGTCCGCACGATCCTCGATCACTGCTTCCCGGCCTGCGACATGCTGATTTCCGACCGGATCATCGAGACACCGCGCCTGTTCGTCTCGGACATGGACTCGACCATGATCGCGGCGGAATGCATCGACGAGCTGGCCGATTTCGCTGGCCTCAAGGCCCGGATCGCGGACATCACCGAACGCGCGATGCAGGGCGAACTCGATTTCGAATCCGCGCTGCGCGAGCGCGTGGGCCTTCTGGCCGGGCTTTCGCAAGGTGCGATCGACCAGTGCCTCGACGAGCGGATCGCAGCCATGCCCGGCGCGCGCACCCTTGTTGCGACGCTCAAGTCGCGCGGGTGCCACACGGTGCTGGTGACCGGGGGCTTCCACTCGTTCGCCGATCCGGTGGCCGCCGAACTGGGCTTCGAGCGCGTGGTGGGCAACCGTCTGGAGATCGTTGATGGCAAGCTGACCGGCAAGCTCGAAGGCGGGATCGTCGATTCGGGGGTGAAGAAGGCCGTGCTGCTCGAAGAGACCGCGCGGCTCGGGCCCGCGACGGTGAGCCTGGCCACCGGTGATGGCGCCAACGACATCCCGATGATCGAGGCCGCCACGTTCGGCATTGCCTATTACGCCAAGCCCAAGGCCCGTGCGGCGGCTGATGGCCGGATCGACCGGGGCGACCTGACCGCGATCCTCGAACTCTTCGGCATTCCGCAAGAGGACTGGGTGATCGATTGATGCCTGCGCGTCGGAGCGATTTTGCGGACCTGCCGCTGATTGATCCCGCGCGGGAAAAGCCGCGCCTGCGCCCGCTCAAGGCCTGGGGCCATTTCCGGCGGCTGATGCACAATACCGAAAACACCGCCGAAGTGTTCGGGATCTTCGCCGCCTTGCCGTGGCGGGGCGGGGGCAAGGCGGGAACGCGGTTTCTGGCGAGCGAGAAGGGCCATGCCCTTGCGCTCGCCGAGCCCTGGCTGCCCGTGATCCTCGACGATCATGCCGCCTTGCGCGCGATGGGGCCGGGCACGCTGGGCTGGGCCTATTGCGACTTCATGGAGAGCGAGGGGCTGACCGCACAGGGGCTCGTCGACGAGGCTGAGCGGTTTCTGGCCGGAAGGCCGCGCTACAACGACCGCTTCCAGTGGTACATGCACCGCTTGCGCGACGTGCACGACCTGCTGCACGTGCTCACCGGCTATGGCCGCGATGCGCTGGGCGAGGCTTGCGTGCTGGCGTTCACTTATCCCCAGCAGCCCGCGCCGGGGCATCTGTTCATCGCGTGGATGGCGGCCTTGCAGATGCGCTTGCGCCTCCGGAGCCGGGCGCCGGTCTTTGCCGCGGTGCGCGAGGCGAAGCGGCGCGGGGCGCGCTGCCCGCGCATGATGGAACAATCGATTCGCGCGCTGCTGCCGCTCGATCTGGACGAGGCGCGGCGTCGGCTGGGGATCGTGCCGGGCACGGCCTATGCGCGGGCCCATGCGGTCTGGCGCAGTGAAGGGGTCGATCCCGACAGTTTGCTGCGCTGAGGGGCTGGCCCCTCCGTCAGGCCTGCGGCCTGCCACCTCCCCACGCTGTGGGGAGGATCTTTTTTTCTTTTGGGACCGCGCGGAACGCGTGGTGGAGGGGCTTAGCCCTCCATCCAGTCCCGGAAGAAGGCTTCGTTGGCTTCGCGCAGGGTGTCGAGGCTCACGCCCGCAACGCTGCTGCCGCCCGTCGTGCCAAGGCGCGTGGCGCCTTCGAGGGTGACATCCGCGCGGGTCGTGACGACATAGCGCGACTGGTCTTCGCCAAAGGCCTGTGCGGTGGTGAGCGGGGCGTCGAGCGTGACGCCGATCTTGCCCGCCAGCGCCATTTCGGTGAGCGCGACGAGGAGGCCACCGTCCGAAAGGTCGTGAACGGCGGTAACCTTGCCGTCGATGATCCATTCGCGCACGAGTTCGCCATTGCGGCGTTCGAGGGCGAGGTCGACGCTGGGGGCTTCGCCTTCCTCGCGGCCGAGTATTTCGCGCAAGTAGAGCGACTGGCCCAGATGGGTGCCCTGGGGCCCGAGCAGCCACACGGTTTCACCCTCGGCCTTGAAGGCGATGGTGGCCATCTTGTCGTGGTCGAGCATCAGGCCCACGCCGCCGATGGCCGGGGTCGGCAGGATCGCCGAGCCGCCGCCGGTGGCCTTGGATTCGTTGTAGAGCGAGACGTTGCCCGAGACGATCGGATAGTCGAGCGCGCGGCACGCATCGCCCATGCCTTCGAGGCAGCCCACGATCTGGCCCATGATTTCAGGGCGCTGCGGGTTGGCGAAGTTCAGGCAGTTGGTGATCGCGAGCGGGGTGGCGCCGACCGCGCAGATGTTGCGGAAGGTCTCGGCCACGGCCTGCTTGCCGCCTTCGTAGGGGTCGGCAAAGCAATAGCGCGGGGTGCAGTCGGTGCTGATCGCCAGCGCCTTGTCCGTCCCGTGGACGCGCACGACGGCAGCGTCTCCGCCCGACTTCTGGAGCGTATCGGCGCCGACCTGGCTGTCGTACTGCTCGAAGATCCAGCGGCGGTTGGCAAGATCGGGGCAGCCGATCAGCGTGACGAGATCGGCGGCGATGTCCGCGCTTTCCGGCAAGGCGCCCAGCGGGGCGGGCTTGGCGGGCTTGACGTGCGGACGATCATAGAGCGGGGCATCGTCGGCCAGCGGGTCGAGCGGAATGTCGCAGACCACTTCGCCGTTGAATTCGAGCACCATGTGGCCGGTGTCGGTCACTTCGCCGATCACCGCGAAGTCGAGTTCCCACTTGCGGAAGATGGCCTCGGCCATGCCTTCCTTGCCCGGCTGGAGAACCATGAGCATGCGCTCCTGGCTTTCCGATAGCATCATTTCGTAGGGCGTCATGCCCTCTTCACGGCACGGCACCTTGTTCATGTCGAGCCGGATGCCCGCGCCGCCCTTGCTGGCCATTTCGACCGACGAGGAGGTCAGGCCCGCCGCGCCCATGTCCTGGATGGCGACGATGGCGTCGGTGGCCATGAGTTCGAGGCAGGCCTCGATCAGCAGCTTTTCGGTGAAGGGGTCGCCCACCTGCACGGTCGGGCGCTTTTCCTCGCTCTTTTCGTCGAAGTCGGCGCTGGCCATGGTCGCGCCGTGGATGCCGTCGCGCCCGGTCTTCGAGCCGACATAGACGATCGGATTGCCAAGGCCGGTGGCCGCCGAATAGAAGATCTTGTCGGTATCGGCCACGCCCACGGTCATCGCGTTGACCAGGATGTTGCCGTCGTAGGCCTTGTGGAAATTGGTTTCGCCGCCAACGGTGGGCACGCCCACGCAGTTGCCATAGCCGCCGATACCCGCGACGACGCCCTGGACGAGGTGCTTCATCTTGGGGTGGTCGGGGCGGCCAAAGCGCAGCGCGTTCATGTTGGCCACCGGGCGCGCGCCCATCGTGAAGACGTCGCGCAGGATGCCCCCGACGCCGGTTGCGGCGCCCTGATAGGGTTCGATGTAGCTGGGGTGGTTGTGGCTTTCCATCTTGAAGATGGCGGCCTGGCCATCGCCAATGTCGATCACGCCGGCGTTCTCGCCGGGGCCGCAGATGACCCAGGGGGCCGTGGTCGGCAGCTTCTTGAGATGAATACGGCTCGACTTGTACGAGCAGTGTTCGGACCACATGACCGAGAAGATGCCCAGCTCGACGAGGTTGGGCTCGCGGCCCAACGCGCCAAGCACGCGCGCATATTCTTCTTCCGACAGGCCGTGGGCGGCGACGATTTCAGCGGTGATCTGCGACATGGAAAGCGCCCTTAGCCGCGTGCGCGCGTTTGCGCTAGGGGGAGAGAAGGGGGAGCGGGCAGTTCGGGGCAGGGCTTTTGATTATGCACGCGTTATGCGCGGGGGTACTGAATGTCGGCGCTTGACCGGTAGGCCGGGCCCGGCCATTGCTAGGGGCGATGGCAAGCACACAAGACATCGCCGCGCTCAGCTTCGAGGATGCGCTCAAGGAGCTGGAAGTCGTGGTTCGCCGCCTCGAAAGCGGAGAGGCCCCTCTGGACGAATCCATCGACCTCTACGCGCGGGGCGAGGCTCTGCGCGGGGCCTGCCAGGCTCGGCTCGATGCCGCCCAGGCGCGGATCGAGGCCGTGGTGGCCGACCGCGAGGGCCGCGCTGCGGGCACGCGCCCGTTCGACGGCGCCTGATCCCATGGGGACCGCGACAGACGGTCAGGCCCTGCTGGGCCCCGCGCTCGCCGCGATCCAGGCCGAGGTAGACGCCTGTTTCGACGCGCTCCTGCCGATGGCGGCGGACCCGCGCGACCGGCTGGTCGAGGCGATGCGCTATGCGGCCATCGGTGGCGGCAAGCGGCTGCGCCCGCTGCTGGTCTGTGCGACCGCCGCGATGTTCGGGGTCGACCGCACGGCGGCGGTGCGGGTGGGCACCGCGCTGGAGGCTATCCACGCCTATTCGCTGATCCACGACGATCTTCCCTGCATGGACGACGACGCGCTGCGCCACGGAAAGCCCACCGTGCACAAGGCCTTTGACGAAGCGACGGCGGTTCTGGCGGGTGACGCGCTCCATGCGTTCGCCTTCGAACTGCTGAGCGATCCGGCCACGAGCGGCGATCCGTTCACGCGGATCGAACTCGTCCGCACGCTGGCCACGGCCAGCGGTCTTCACGGCATGTGCGGCGGGCAGATGATGGACATCGTGGCCGAGACGACGACGTTCGACCTGCCCACTGTCACCCGCCTCCAGCAGCTCAAGACCGGGGCCCTGCTGGGCGCGGCGGTCGAGATGGGGGCTGTTCTGGGCCGTCTGGCCCCCGAAGGGCGCACGCACCTGCGTGGTTATGCCCGCGATATCGGCCTTGCCTTCCAGATCGCCGACGACCTGCTCGATGCCGAGGGTGACGAGGCGGCTGCCGGCAAGGCGCTGCGCAAGGATGCGGCGGCGGGCAAGGAAACCTTTCTCTCGCTGCTCGGCCCGGACCGCGCGCGCGAGCAGGCGCACCTGCTCGTCGAACAGGCGGTCGCCCATCTGGCCAGCCATGGCCCCGAGGCCGATCTTCTGCGCGCGCTGGCGCGCTTCATCGTGGAAAGAGATCGCTAAATGGAGCCGAAAATCGGCATCTATCCCGGCACGTTCGATCCGATTACGCTGGGCCATCTCGATATAATCCGCCGGGGCGCCAAACTGGTCGACCGGCTGATCGTCGGGGTCACCACCAACCCTTCGAAAGACCCCATGTTCACGCCCGAAGAGCGCATGGTCATGGTGGAACGCGAAATGGCCGATCAGGGCATCGACAACGTCGAGGTGGTCGGGTTCAACGCGCTCCTGATGAAATTTGCCGAGGCACAAGGGGCCAGCGTGATCGTGCGCGGGCTGCGCGCCGTTGCCGATTTCGAGTACGAATACCAGATGGCGGGCATGAACCAGCAGCTCAACGACCAGATCGAGACGGTCTTCCTGATGGCAGACGTGAGCCTTCAGCCCATCGCCTCCAAGCTGGTCAAGGAAATCGCGCTGTTCGGTGGCGATATTTCCCATTTCGTGACGCCGACCGTGCGCGACGAAGTGGTGGCGCGGGTTGCGCATCTGGGGCGCCGGGGAGACTATTGAGGCTCCCGCAGGGAACCCTGGTGCTGGCAGTGTTGTGCTGGCCGGTGTTGCCAAACGTTCATTGCAGTGTCAGTGCCCCGGCCTTAATCGGCATTTCTCGTATTCGATCCGTTTCCCGTATTCCAGCAAGGTGTCAGGCTTGATGATCGCCCGTTCGTTTTCCAAGGCCCTGATGGGCGCTGCTCTTGTCGCCAGCCTGGCGGTGTCGGGCCCGGCCATGGCGCAGAGCCAGGGGAACAAGGAGCCGGTCAAGCCCTTCAAGGTCGACAAGTTCGTGCCCCAGCACGAGATCACCTATGCCATCGACACGGACCCCGCGCACGATCCCGAGAACGTACTCGTGCTCGACCTGTCGAACGGCGGGCGCGTGCTGATCCGGCTGATGCCAGAATGGGCGCCCCATCATATCGAGCGGATCAAGACCCTCGTGCGGCAGGGGTTCTATGACGGGATCATCTTCCACCGCGTGATCGAGGGCTTCATGGCCCAGACCGGCGACCCGACGGGCACCGGGCAGGGCGGCTCCAAGCTGCCCGACCTCCAGGCCGAATTCAACGATGCGCCGCACATGCGCGGGACGGTCTCGATGGCCCGCACCAACGATCCCAACTCGGCCAACAGCCAGTTCTTCATCGTGTTCTATCCGCGCTTTGCGCTCGATCACAAGTACACCAACTTTGGGCGCGTGATCAGCGGCATGGATGCGGTCGACACGATCGTGCGGGGCGAACCGCCCAAGAACCCGACGAAAATCGTCCAGGCCTCGATCCTGGCCGATCACAAGCCGCGCCCGGCGCCTGCCGCGCCGGTCCAGAGCGGGGCGATCACGGCGGACATGCTCAGCAAGTCCGGCTCGAACTGATCGGGGCGGGCGCAGGCCGGAGGGGCGCCGGGGGCTTGCCCTTGCCGGGCCATGCGGCTAGCGCGCCAGCCCATGCGCGTTGACCTGTTCGATTTCGACCTTCCCCCCGAGGCCATTGCCCTGCGCCCCGCGCGTCCGCGCGATGCGGCGCGGATGCTCCATGTGGCAGGAGGGGCCCCTCTGGCCGATCTGGGTGTGCGCGACCTGCCCTCGCTGCTGCGCGCGGGCGATGTGCTGGTGTTCAACGATACCCGCGTGATCCCGGCCCAGCTCGAAGGCCAGCGCGGCGAGGCGCGGATCGGCGCCACCTTGCACAAGCGGATCGACTTGCGCCGCTGGCAGGCCTTCGTGCGCAACGGCAAGCGCCTGCGCGAGGGCGACACCATCGCCTTTGGCGCGCAGGTGACCGCCATGGCCGAGGCCCGCCATGCGGACGGCAGCTGGACCCTGTTCTTCCCCGGCGAGGAGCCGGTCGAAGTCCTGCTCGAACGCGCCGGGCGAATGCCGCTGCCCCCCTACATCGCGGGCAAGCGCCCGACCGATGCGCAGGATCGCAGCGATTACCAGACGATGTTCGCCGACAAGGACGGTGCGGTTGCCGCGCCCACCGCGGCGCTCCATTTCACCCCCGAACTGATGGCCGCGCTGGCGCAGGCGGGGATCGGGCACGAGACGCTGACCCTGCATGTCGGCGCGGGCACGTTCCTGCCGGTCAAGGCCGACGATACCCTCGACCACCAGATGCACGCCGAATGGGGCACGATCGACGCGGAGACCGCCGCGCGCCTCAACGCCGTGCGCGCGGCAGGCGGGCGGATCATCGCGGTGGGGACGACCTCGCTGCGCCTGCTCGAAAGCGCGGCAGACGAAAGCCGGACGATCAACCCGTTCACCGGCGATACCTCGATCTTCATTACGCCGGGCTATACCTTCAAGGCCATCGACGGGCTGATGACCAATTTCCACCTGCCCAAGTCGACCCTGTTCATGCTGGTCTCGGCGCTGATGGGGCTGGAGACGATGCAGGGCGCCTATGCCCATGCCATCGCCAATGGCTATCGTTTCTACAGTTACGGTGATTCCAGCCTGCTGCTGCCCTGAGAATCTCCAGAGCGCATCTGCAGGGCGCAGGTGCGGGAGCGTTTTGGCCCGCATTCGACTGGGTGTTTTCCCCGATCCTGCCGCAACGCAATCTTGGCGTGCGGGTGCGCACCTTCCCGGTGAGCGGATAGCAGGATCGGGCCGAGTGCGATGCATGTGACCATTTCACGGGTGATTCATCTGGGCGCGCTGATGACGGTCGTGCTCACCTCGCTGATGTTGTGGTCGGGGGTGACAGGGCTTGCGGAAGTATCGCACGAGTTTCGCAGCGTCACCGAGGATTCATTGCCCAGCACGATCCAGCTGGCCGACATCTCGCGCGCGATGGACGTGGCGCGGATCAAGCAGGGCTTGCAGGTCACCGCCGAGCAGCCCTCCGACGTGCTGAGCGTCGACAAGGATATCATCGACAACATTGCCACGGCCGACAAGGGGCTGGCCGCCTACAACACGCGGCTGCGCGACCCTGCCGAACGCGCGATTTTCAGCAAGGTTCAGGCCGGATGGAAGATTCTGCGCGCCCAGACGCTGGGCGTGCGCGACATGGCCTTGCGGGGCGACATACCGGCTGCCGCGCATATCTATCGCGGCCCGATGGTCAAGGTGGCGGTCGACTTGCGCAAGACCCTCAATGGCCAGATCGCCTACAACCGCAAGGTGGCGCTCGCGCGGGCGGCCCATGCCGCGCGAGCGGCTGATCGGACCAGGATCGGGCTGGCCATCGGGGGTGGTCTGGCCCTGGTCATGGCGGTCGTGCTGGCCTGTGTCCTGCGCCAGCGGGTGCTGGTGCCGATCAAGCGGCTGGTTCAGGCGATGGAGCGGATGGCCGACGGGCAACTCGATGCCGAAGTGCCCGGCCATGACCGCCACGACGAGATCGGGGCCATCAGCCGGGCCCTGCTCGACATCAAGCAGGGGGTCGAGGCGCGGACCCATGCCGCAGCGCAAGAGGAACTGGCCCAGCAGGTGCAGGTCGTCGATGTCTTTGCCAGTGCGCTCGACTATCTCGCGCGGCAGGATCTCGAACACCGCATCCACGAGGAATTGCCCGAGAAATATCAGGTTCTTCGCGCCAATTACAACGAAGCCGTGGCGATGCTGATGAAGGCCATGGGGACGGTGCGCGTGGGCGCGACCAGTCTGGCCGGGACCATCGGCGAAATCCAGAGTGCCGCGCATGATCTGGCCATGCGCAACACCCGTCAGGCGGCCAGCGTCGAGGAAACGACCGCCGCGATGCACAAGGTGGTCGATGGCGCGCGCCAGACGGCCCGTGCCGCCACCGATGCGCGCAGCCAGGCCTCGCAGGTCCTTGGCAAGGCCGAGCAGGGTGGGGCGGTCGTTGCGCGGGCGGTCGAGGCGATGGGGGCAATCGAACGCTCCTCGGGCGAGATTACCCAGATCATCGGGGTGATCGACGGGATCGCCTTCCAGACCAACCTGCTGGCGCTCAATGCCGGGGTCGAGGCGGCGCGGGCGGGCGAGGCGGGCAAGGGTTTTGCCGTCGTCGCCTCCGAAGTGCGGGCGCTTGCCCAGCGCAGCGCCGAAGCCGCGCGCGACATCAAGGCCCTGATCGATGCTTCGGGCCAGCAGGTGCGCGGCGGGGTGGATCTGGTCAAGCAGTCGGGCACTTTGCTGGGCGAGATCCTGGGCGACGTGAACGGCATCGGCACCACGA
The genomic region above belongs to Novosphingobium sp. IK01 and contains:
- a CDS encoding peptidylprolyl isomerase encodes the protein MIARSFSKALMGAALVASLAVSGPAMAQSQGNKEPVKPFKVDKFVPQHEITYAIDTDPAHDPENVLVLDLSNGGRVLIRLMPEWAPHHIERIKTLVRQGFYDGIIFHRVIEGFMAQTGDPTGTGQGGSKLPDLQAEFNDAPHMRGTVSMARTNDPNSANSQFFIVFYPRFALDHKYTNFGRVISGMDAVDTIVRGEPPKNPTKIVQASILADHKPRPAPAAPVQSGAITADMLSKSGSN
- the queA gene encoding tRNA preQ1(34) S-adenosylmethionine ribosyltransferase-isomerase QueA, which codes for MRVDLFDFDLPPEAIALRPARPRDAARMLHVAGGAPLADLGVRDLPSLLRAGDVLVFNDTRVIPAQLEGQRGEARIGATLHKRIDLRRWQAFVRNGKRLREGDTIAFGAQVTAMAEARHADGSWTLFFPGEEPVEVLLERAGRMPLPPYIAGKRPTDAQDRSDYQTMFADKDGAVAAPTAALHFTPELMAALAQAGIGHETLTLHVGAGTFLPVKADDTLDHQMHAEWGTIDAETAARLNAVRAAGGRIIAVGTTSLRLLESAADESRTINPFTGDTSIFITPGYTFKAIDGLMTNFHLPKSTLFMLVSALMGLETMQGAYAHAIANGYRFYSYGDSSLLLP
- a CDS encoding exodeoxyribonuclease VII small subunit, which translates into the protein MASTQDIAALSFEDALKELEVVVRRLESGEAPLDESIDLYARGEALRGACQARLDAAQARIEAVVADREGRAAGTRPFDGA
- the coaD gene encoding pantetheine-phosphate adenylyltransferase — encoded protein: MEPKIGIYPGTFDPITLGHLDIIRRGAKLVDRLIVGVTTNPSKDPMFTPEERMVMVEREMADQGIDNVEVVGFNALLMKFAEAQGASVIVRGLRAVADFEYEYQMAGMNQQLNDQIETVFLMADVSLQPIASKLVKEIALFGGDISHFVTPTVRDEVVARVAHLGRRGDY
- the purL gene encoding phosphoribosylformylglycinamidine synthase subunit PurL produces the protein MSQITAEIVAAHGLSEEEYARVLGALGREPNLVELGIFSVMWSEHCSYKSSRIHLKKLPTTAPWVICGPGENAGVIDIGDGQAAIFKMESHNHPSYIEPYQGAATGVGGILRDVFTMGARPVANMNALRFGRPDHPKMKHLVQGVVAGIGGYGNCVGVPTVGGETNFHKAYDGNILVNAMTVGVADTDKIFYSAATGLGNPIVYVGSKTGRDGIHGATMASADFDEKSEEKRPTVQVGDPFTEKLLIEACLELMATDAIVAIQDMGAAGLTSSSVEMASKGGAGIRLDMNKVPCREEGMTPYEMMLSESQERMLMVLQPGKEGMAEAIFRKWELDFAVIGEVTDTGHMVLEFNGEVVCDIPLDPLADDAPLYDRPHVKPAKPAPLGALPESADIAADLVTLIGCPDLANRRWIFEQYDSQVGADTLQKSGGDAAVVRVHGTDKALAISTDCTPRYCFADPYEGGKQAVAETFRNICAVGATPLAITNCLNFANPQRPEIMGQIVGCLEGMGDACRALDYPIVSGNVSLYNESKATGGGSAILPTPAIGGVGLMLDHDKMATIAFKAEGETVWLLGPQGTHLGQSLYLREILGREEGEAPSVDLALERRNGELVREWIIDGKVTAVHDLSDGGLLVALTEMALAGKIGVTLDAPLTTAQAFGEDQSRYVVTTRADVTLEGATRLGTTGGSSVAGVSLDTLREANEAFFRDWMEG
- the ilvB gene encoding biosynthetic-type acetolactate synthase large subunit translates to MKSERSGAEILVESLVAKGVEYVFGYPGGAVLPIYDALFGDERIRHILVRHEAGAAHAAEGYARATGKPGVVLVTSGPGATNAVTGIADAFLDSIPLVVITGQVPTALIGSDAFQEADTVGITRHCTKHNYLVKDPAQLAATIDEAFRIATEGRPGPVVVDIPKDVQIASTRWSGHAPQARNRYNPQVEAPAQGIAEAVALLAKAKAPVFYTGGGVINSGPEATRLLRELQALTGAPVTSTLMGLGAFPAAHKDWLGMLGMHGTYEANMAMNKADLVVCIGARFDDRVTGRLDAFSPDSIKIHIDIDRASINKTVQVDLPLIGDCARVLRQIIEGWLEAGHTAQDLTAWHERIDGWRARQSLAYPKRTNGEIMPQLAIERLYELTKDRNPVISTEVGQHQMWAAQHFHFQDPNKWLTSGGLGTMGYGLPAAIGAQVGCPDSLVIDIAGDASIQMNIQELGTATQFRLPVKVFILNNEWMGMVRQWQELTYESRYSSSYSDALPDFVKLAEAYGWKGIQIDTLDELDAGIQAMIDHPGPVIVDCRVTKEANCFPMIPSGAAHTDMLLYGDQVAGTMDDEAKALV
- a CDS encoding polyprenyl synthetase family protein, with protein sequence MGTATDGQALLGPALAAIQAEVDACFDALLPMAADPRDRLVEAMRYAAIGGGKRLRPLLVCATAAMFGVDRTAAVRVGTALEAIHAYSLIHDDLPCMDDDALRHGKPTVHKAFDEATAVLAGDALHAFAFELLSDPATSGDPFTRIELVRTLATASGLHGMCGGQMMDIVAETTTFDLPTVTRLQQLKTGALLGAAVEMGAVLGRLAPEGRTHLRGYARDIGLAFQIADDLLDAEGDEAAAGKALRKDAAAGKETFLSLLGPDRAREQAHLLVEQAVAHLASHGPEADLLRALARFIVERDR
- the serB gene encoding phosphoserine phosphatase SerB: MLIARLIADPETLGDNLARAMELIEDAGFEVAGAGMLDFSDSVVEIEVIDGEQPADRAKVRTILDHCFPACDMLISDRIIETPRLFVSDMDSTMIAAECIDELADFAGLKARIADITERAMQGELDFESALRERVGLLAGLSQGAIDQCLDERIAAMPGARTLVATLKSRGCHTVLVTGGFHSFADPVAAELGFERVVGNRLEIVDGKLTGKLEGGIVDSGVKKAVLLEETARLGPATVSLATGDGANDIPMIEAATFGIAYYAKPKARAAADGRIDRGDLTAILELFGIPQEDWVID
- the miaA gene encoding tRNA (adenosine(37)-N6)-dimethylallyltransferase MiaA, encoding MSTEKSLSHSGRGPSHSNLPLARADQNRALALIAGPTASGKSDLAVRLALAQQARGRKAVVINADSAQVYADLAVLSARPSEAEMQGVPHRLFGAWDGATSCSAADWAQAARAEIEQAHEQGALPILVGGTGLYIRTLLDGIAPVPAIDPDIRAAVRALPVDLAHAALAREDPERAAALHPADTTRVARALEVVRSTGHPLAHWQARREGGIGHAVALRPLVLLPERDWVYARCDRRFAMMWEGGALAEVEALLARRLDPDLPVMRAIGVPEIAAFLAGTLDADSAISSGQQATRRYVKRQFTWLRHQIPVDWPRFTNENYLDTPHIAALFQN
- a CDS encoding Coq4 family protein, which translates into the protein MPARRSDFADLPLIDPAREKPRLRPLKAWGHFRRLMHNTENTAEVFGIFAALPWRGGGKAGTRFLASEKGHALALAEPWLPVILDDHAALRAMGPGTLGWAYCDFMESEGLTAQGLVDEAERFLAGRPRYNDRFQWYMHRLRDVHDLLHVLTGYGRDALGEACVLAFTYPQQPAPGHLFIAWMAALQMRLRLRSRAPVFAAVREAKRRGARCPRMMEQSIRALLPLDLDEARRRLGIVPGTAYARAHAVWRSEGVDPDSLLR